A stretch of Aedes aegypti strain LVP_AGWG chromosome 2, AaegL5.0 Primary Assembly, whole genome shotgun sequence DNA encodes these proteins:
- the LOC5578222 gene encoding zinc finger protein 62, with protein sequence MHCTFCKEGATQLTPHHLCSSCIVHLEGCSHSNQVGQQTTGMVIIPKKEPIQEAECDACSGRFPEDDLPEHRAKCSTRLVFRCGLCSASYLSMEVLWNHLDSHEEANGSKDSYCSEEKVSYRLHLCALCNDQRGYQDDDYWEHIHEDHDGFYLKCDECGDNFRSKKLQTDHALNQCKSRRTTDVPDLLVKQEFISLDLPMHVDRFDDCSGSNEGSPNNPEKEPEGDNMEVEEKTMVELPSKAIADTKCPHCEKELHRAAALAVHVKDCHTPTKCDQCDLVFEGRSRMSYHKSKTHRTPKYVCPHCPKTFHLKSTYQPHLQAHLKADSYPCDICERQCKDLRYLAQHYRRYHYPYAHFQKLFAALKAREQGDNTAMDEFKVENGAILKEQIKEEDTESESDGEQVSARDHKITCNSNLQDITDGKPCSTVGSISIKPPDDLKTSKPVVLKPIGTVCPYCDKDFKKTKIVTGHIECCHEPIVCDVCGITSHGTTEARDHKTKIHAQKLFECVHCPKKLQSKTFYIVHLTKHLNDRKFSCQTCGHRYNTLDNLISHSSNFHKVENAWVKVHSTFKDCYLQDPELAFKHGLQKDNIALITDERHDPATSNTSKTALKCSHCTRVFYANWKLNAHFSECHREVQCDICGESFAGKVQARYHRKKSHTDPQLQCPHCEDKFHLKVQLTRHLTKHVQDRNFPCEICGARFKDQHYLNNHIQRMHYWNEPTSAGDEGTSNVESLDKEAQSSQIEFVTIKQEMDES encoded by the exons ATGCACTGCACGTTCTGCAAGGAAGGTGCAACCCAATTGACACCG CACCACTTATGTAGCTCATGTATAGTTCACCTAGAGGGCTGCAGCCATTCGAATCAGGTAGGGCAGCAAACTACCGGCATGGTGATAATTCCCAAGAAAGAACCAATTCAGGAGGCTGAATGTGATGCATGCTCAGGTCGGTTTCCGGAGGATGATTTACCCGAGCATAGGGCGAAATGTTCGACACGATTGGTGTTCCGATGTGGCCTTTGCAGCGCTAGCTATTTGAGCATGGAAGTACTTTGGAATCATTTGGATTCGCATGAG GAAGCGAATGGAAGTAAAGATTCGTACTGTAGCGAAGAAAAGGTCAGCTACCGGTTGCATCTGTGCGCTTTGTGTAACGATCAGCGAGGTTATCAGGACGATGATTATTGGGAGCATATTCAC GAAGATCATGATGGATTTTATCTCAAATGCGACGAATGCGGGGATAATTTTCGATCGAAAAAGCTACAAACTGATCATGCTTTGAATCAATGTAAGAGTCGACGGACAACGGACGTACCGGATTTACTAGTGAAGCAAGAGTTCATTAGCCTAGATCTTCCAATGCACGTTGATAGATTTGATGATTGCAGTGGAAGCAATGAGGGGTCACCAAATAACCCCGAGAAGGAACCCGAAGGTGATAATATGGAGGTGGAAGAAAAAACAATGGTTGAATTGCCATCGAAAGCGATTGCTGATACGAAATGTCCGCACTGTGAAAAGGAACTACATCGTGCAGCTGCGCTGGCCGTGCACGTCAAAGATTGTCACACGCCAACAAAATGTGATCAATGTGATCTCGTCTTCGAAGGAAGGAGTCGAATGTCGTATCATAAG TCCAAAACTCACCGGACACCAAAGTACGTCTGCCCACACTGTCCGAAAACATTCCACTTGAAGAGTACCTATCAGCCGCATCTGCAAGCCCACCTCAAAGCGGACAGCTATCCGTGTGACATTTGCGAGAGACAGTGCAAGGATCTGCGGTATCTCGCTCAGCACTACAGACGATACCACTATCCGTATGCTCATTTCCAGAAACTGTTTGCGGCTCTAAAAGCACGTGAGCAAGGTGACAACACTGCCATGGATGAGTTTAAAGTCGAGAACGGGGCGATTTTAAAAGAGCAAATCAAGGAAGAAGATACGGAATCAGAATCAGATGGCGAGCAGGTTTCAGCGCGTGATCACAAG ATCACGTGTAACTCGAATCTTCAAGACATAACTGATGGAAAACCATGTTCGACGGTAGGGTCAATATCCATTAAACCCCCCGATGATCTGAAAACTTCAAAACCAGTTGTACTAAAACCAATCGGCACCGTGTGTCCTTACTGTGATAAAGAtttcaagaaaacaaaaatcgtAACTGGACACATAGAATGTTGCCATGAGCCAATCGTTTGCGACGTTTGTGGAATAACTTCACATGGCACGACCGAAGCTCGTGACCATAAG ACGAAAATTCACGCACAAAAATTGTTCGAATGTGTCCACTGTCCGAAGAAGCTCCAAAGCAAGACGTTTTACATCGTCCATCTCACAAAGCATCTGAACGATCGTAAATTTAGTTGCCAAACATGTGGCCACAGGTATAACACGTTGGACAATCTCATCAGTCACTCGTCCAACTTTCACAAGGTTGAGAACGCATGGGTGAAAGTTCATAGCACTTTCAAAGATTGCTACTTACAAGATCCTGAACTTGCCTTCAAACACGGTTTGCAGAAGGATAATATCGCTTTGATAACTGATGAAAGGCACGATCCGGCCACCTCAAACACTTCCAAAACCGCACTGAAGTGTTCCCACTGCACCAGGGTGTTCTACGCCAACTGGAAACTTAACGCTCACTTCTCCGAATGTCACCGGGAAGTCCAGTGTGACATATGCGGGGAAAGTTTTGCCGGAAAGGTACAAGCCCGGTATCACCGTAAGAAGAGTCACACCGATCCGCAGCTCCAGTGTCCCCATTGCGAGGACAAGTTCCACCTGAAGGTACAACTGACGCGGCATTTGACCAAGCACGTGCAGGATAGGAATTTTCCATGTGAGATATGCGGTGCCAGGTTCAAAGATCAGCACTATCTCAATAACCACATTCAACGGATGCACTACTGGAATGAACCGACTAGTGCCGGGGATGAAGGAACCAGTAATGTTGAGTCATTGGATAAAGAGGCTCAGTCATCACAAATAGAATTTGTTACGATCAAGCAGGAGATGGATGAGTCCTAG